In the bacterium genome, CCTCACGGCGTCCATGACAGCGCGGGGGGAGATATCGGCCATGCAGCGAAAGTGTTTTTCCGGGCACTCGCGCCCGCCGTGGAGGCCGCAGGGGCGGCAGGAAAGGGAAGTTTCGACGACCCTGGAGTTCTTCCCGAGAGGCCCGAAGCCCAGCTCCCTCACCGTCGCGCCGAAAATGGCGACCGTGGGCGTGGATCTCGCGCCCGCAACGTGAAGGGGCGCGGAATCGTTCGTTATGAAGACCTCGAAGCGGTCCATCCACGCGGGCAGCGCCTTGAGCCGGGTCTTTCCGGCGGCGTTGACCGCCTCCGGGCCTATTTCAAAGGCTATTTTCTCAGCCAGAGGTGCGTCGTCAGGCCCGCCTATCAGCACGGGGCGAAGTCCGGCCTTTAAAAGCTCCCTCCCGACCTCGGCGAACCCGCCGGGAAGCCATCTTTTCGTGGCCCAGACCGAGCCGGGTGCTATTCCCGCGAGCTTCTCGCCCTCTTTTACTCCCGCCGCTTCGAGAAGCTCCGTAACCTCGCAGCCTTCCCTGCAGGTGTACCCGCAAAAGAGCGTTCGGTCTTCGGGGAGCGGCTCTTTTCCGAGGCCGCGAAGAAGACCGAGTATCCTGTCCGCCTCGTGGAGCTCCATCTTCCGCTCCACCTTGCGGTTGTAGGCGAAGGAAAACCCCGCCTGCCCGTACCCCACCCTGACCGGAATGCCCGAGAGCATGGCGATCAGCGAAGTCCGGTGGCTGCGGTGGGGGGAGAGCAAAAGGTCGAACCCTCCTCCCCTGATCTTTCCGAGAACGGCGCTAAACCCCTCCCTCTTTTTCTTGTCGAAGGTGAGTATGGCGTCCAGAAAGGGGTCCTCCTCGACGAGGGGGCGCGCCTCCGGCGTCGTCAGGAGGGTCAGGCGCGAGGAAGGAAAGAGCCTCTTGACACCGCGAAAGAGCGGCGTGGTCAGGACCACGTCGCCGAGAAAAGCCGTCTGGAATATGAGAATATTTTTAAAAGCCATTAATGCTTCAAGCGGGCTTTCTGAAATCGCCGTTAAGGTTCAGAACCACGGGCCGGTCGTCGTCAAGTGGGCTTAGCATACCGTATTCGCATCTGTAATCCCCCTTTCGTATCTCGGCAATGCGCTTTTTGTAATATTCTTTGTTGGGGCGGGTT is a window encoding:
- a CDS encoding glycosyltransferase family 9 protein; this translates as MAFKNILIFQTAFLGDVVLTTPLFRGVKRLFPSSRLTLLTTPEARPLVEEDPFLDAILTFDKKKREGFSAVLGKIRGGGFDLLLSPHRSHRTSLIAMLSGIPVRVGYGQAGFSFAYNRKVERKMELHEADRILGLLRGLGKEPLPEDRTLFCGYTCREGCEVTELLEAAGVKEGEKLAGIAPGSVWATKRWLPGGFAEVGRELLKAGLRPVLIGGPDDAPLAEKIAFEIGPEAVNAAGKTRLKALPAWMDRFEVFITNDSAPLHVAGARSTPTVAIFGATVRELGFGPLGKNSRVVETSLSCRPCGLHGGRECPEKHFRCMADISPRAVMDAVRELLGER